A part of Pectinophora gossypiella chromosome Z, ilPecGoss1.1, whole genome shotgun sequence genomic DNA contains:
- the LOC126379880 gene encoding regucalcin-like, with product MNFLFKIIALLALAWSNNASHRASMPLIRNVHRGGDHFEGPHWSVAENALYWVDIVLQRVLRLDGASGNVTTREIGFGPVSLVVTVKDNPKLVLITSRAGVFFLPWDASPGDSAMRQLTVVDLGHPDNRGNDGKVDAKGRLWFGTMGSEVNGEVDTDQATLYLLDQYNYVHPEAKVRPVSVSNGIAWTSDNKYMFYIDTPTRNVDVFDFELATGSIRNRRTLFSFQANNVTGLPDGMTIDTDGNLWIACYDGGKVIKVDSRSGKLLESHKMPATKVTSVMWGGRDLSTLYVTTSRRGLSAAELAEQPEAGSLFAIEGTGSKGYPENLFIFPDAATY from the exons GTGCATCGCGGAGGTGATCATTTCGAGGGCCCACATTGGTCAGTAGCTGAGAACGCACTGTACTGGGTGGACATTGTATTACAACGGGTGCTCAGACTCGACGGAGCCAGCGGCAATGTTACCACCAGGGAAATTG GGTTCGGACCTGTATCACTGGTGGTGACAGTGAAAGACAATCCCAAGTTGGTGCTGATCACTTCAAGGGCAGGAGTGTTCTTCCTGCCCTGGGACGCGAGCCCAGGAGATTCCGCCATGAGGCAGCTCACTGTGGTCGACCTCGGCCACCCTGACAACAGGGGCAACGACGGGAAAGTCGACGCTAAAGGCCGGCTTTGGTTTG GAACAATGGGCTCTGAGGTGAATGGAGAAGTGGATACAGACCAGGCGACGTTGTACTTGCTGGATCAATACAACTACGTGCACCCCGAGGCGAAAGTCCGGCCGGTGTCCGTGTCTAACGGCATCGCGTGGACCTCCGACAATAAGTACATGTTCTATATCGACACACCTACTCGGAATGTGGACGTCTTCGACTTCGAGCTTGCTACCGGATCCATCC GTAACAGGAGGACTTTGTTCAGTTTCCAAGCTAACAATGTAACTGGTCTTCCTGACGGCATGACGATTGACACCGATGGCAATTTGTGGATAGCCTGTTACGATGGCGGAAAG GTAATCAAAGTAGATTCAAGGTCAGGCAAACTGTTGGAGAGCCATAAGATGCCGGCAACCAAGGTGACGTCGGTCATGTGGGGTGGGCGGGACCTGTCTACCTTGTATGTCACCACCAGTCGCAGAGGCTTATCAGCAGCTGAACTCGCAGAGCAACCTGAAGCCGGCTCACTGTTCGCTATAGAAGGCACAGGGTCTAAAGGCTACCCAGAAAATCTATTTATCTTCCCTGATGCTGCTACGTATTAA